ctttttcatcccACTGTCACAAGTCCTGCCCTCTGCAACCTctccccactttttttctttttcccttatctCCCCCCGGTCCTTCAGTAATCTTGTTGACATTTTCAGCAATGTGTAGACTTCATAGTGCAAAAGCCATTAACGTAAGTTAATGGAAATGTCCAGAGAAAGAGTTTGTGCTCTAGGTTCTCAAAGTTTTTCTCAACAGCTTGATGTCCAGTAAGTACTTTGAAGAGGTCTATAACTATAAGCTCCCACGCGTGCAGAGGTGCCTGGTAGTAACAGTGATGACTGGAACAATATGGCAAAGATGACAACAACGAGCAACTTCAGTGGACGCGTTATGTACCTGACACTGGTCTAGattaatcctcacaaaatctCCATCAAGTACGTGCTAATAATGTACTCCTTTCatctatgaagaaactgaggcagagaaacatTAAGATGACACAACTTTTAAGCAGAAGAGTTTGAATTCAAACCCAGTCAGTCTCGCTCCAGAGTCTGTACCTTTAACCACTACACTATTTGAACTTTGAATGGTCACCATCCGCTGCTCACCATCAACTGGCAGGCTCTGTGTCAGATCTTCAAGTTCCTTTTCGGTGAGGTTCATCCCCATGCTTCCCAGAACTGTGTCCAGTTTACTGACATCAATTTCCCCTCCTTAAAAAGAGACAGGGATAAGAGCAAAAGATAGTAACTCTAAAATGTGACATAAATAGGCAATCCAATTCTCCTGTTCAGTTAATGGGTGGTGTTGTTGATTACATTTTTAGACTGGTTGACTTCACTGTTGATTAAATTTCCTGAATAAAAGAaggcctttcttttattttttttatactaCAGATTTAGATTTTGATTATTTCAAGCCCTGCCAAAGTCTGGGAAGTTCCAAAGGAATGTGGATTGTTCTCTAAAAACACAACATAACAAAAGTAAATGATACCCACTTACATAAGGTACataaataggcaaattcatagagacaggaagtagagtAGTagtcaccaggggctgggggaggggaaatggggagttactttTTAATGGGTTTCTTgttagagtttctgtttgggatgatgaaaaggttctggaaatGGACGGTGGTATAGTTGCGCAAGACTGTGTGCTTAATGTTACTGAATTGTTCActaaaaaatggctaaaatagtaaattttatcttatgtgtattttaccacaataaagaaaTGGTAAATTACAGAGCACTCTATAGAagcatctttttttaatgaaaaatttaaaaaatggaagcatagttaatttacaatgctgttttagcttcaagtgtacagcaaagtgattcagttacacacatatatatattcttttccagattcttttccattatagcttattataagatactgagtatagttccctgtgctatgcaataagtccttgttgttctattttatatatattagtgtgtatatgttagtcccaaacttctaatttatctatctcacaattaaaaaatggtccatTACAGAGCACTCTTTAGATGAATCTTAAGGATAGAGTCAACATATATGACACGAAGGCAGGgttcatatttaaatatcaagGAAATAAGTTAAATGTGAATCACAAAAACCTCGAATTCATCTGCTTTTTTCATTATGACTCTCTCCTACCTCTAAGAGTCTTTATACCTTCCAGCAATCTGTTCTGATAGATTTTTCCATCAGCTGTAAGAAAACACATAATTCAGGTACtaagatgatttaaaaatcatttcagaaataagGCTTTAGAAATTTTTCCATATCTATCAACTTATAAaaacattatgaaataaaaaactttaaaaatgtgatcattttactttctcttgGGCAAGTAAAGCcggtattagtattattattattcaacctTGCTGAAATatgcagtattttaattttctcattcgCATTTCTAGTAAACTACCacacttcctttttcttaaatttcctcgCTTAACATTAAGTATTCCAGTAGAATTAAGAGTAATGGCAGGCATTTCTCAGTGCCGCATGTTTCTTGATTTCCAAATGAAGAACTAAATTATGCAATaaagatttcttaatttttgacAAGCGTTCTCCTCGAGTCTCAAACAGAACAGACATTCTTACTTAAGCACCCAAATCTAAGTTTCCTTGTAAGTTTTATTGCAGAGTTTCCTAAaagcagcactactgacatttcgGGCTGGGTAGTTCTTTGCTgcagggagctgtcctgtgcactaCATGTcttctatccactagatgccagtggcaccttcccctcccccaccaagttgtgacaaccaaaaatgtctccagactttgccaaatgtTTCCTCCGGAGCGAAACTCTCCctatttgagaaccactactaCATTGATATTTGAAAGGCTTACCATCAACCGGTAACTTTTTTAACAGCTCCAagagttcctcatctgtaaattctaTCCCCATGTTTTCCAGAATATCTTCTGTGTCACAGATATCAATGTCCTCCCCTacaaataataagaattataaaatgtaagaattttaaaaattatttaaagatttaacatgtaaaaataaataatcttttcctATATAGCAATGATCTCAAGAGCAAATCTTCAACACAAACACATGTGAAAGGTATTATCTCCTCATCTTGTGGACAGCGTGATATAGTACACAATAAAATGTAGGGATATAAAGTGCcactataaattaaaatgttttagataGTTGATCTTTAGTTATTGAATGGAATTTGTGTTAGTCTGTATACAATTACCTATATAAGTTGAAGCGTTCCTTCATCTACAGTGTTAACCTATATTTGGTCATTTAAACTcatatataataactataaactcATATGAAATATGTTGTCGACAAATGCTtcatagaataaaatacttgCTATCAAGATGTGCACTGAAGCACTGTTACTAAAATAAAGATTATCCACAGTTGAACCAACTCTGGGGAATTCATTATATACCATTcatgaacaaaaaggaaaaatgcctcaATCAATGACAATAGGTATAATGAAAAATACCATTAAATATAATTCAGTATAATTACTTATGTTCTTAGGTCTAGAGTATTTGTCACTCACCTATAATAGCTTTTACTCCATCCATTAGCTTATTGAGAAcaatctttccatcagctattAGAAAAGGCACAATTAATACAAATGATACAGAGTCACAAAAAAGGTATAAAGTACTTGTTTATAACTCTTAGTCAAAAATCTACTCTTTCTATTGCATTTTATAAAgccatatttaatttataattactaGATTTCAAGAATTCATCCAATGAAATTAAGAACCACCTGTTTCCTGGATCATAGGGTTTCTCGAGCTCATATGAAGCTATACTGCTTCATAAGGAGGTCAAGATTTGATTTATGCCAGCCACAAAGTTCCATCAGTGGTCACCTCAAATGGAAAAGAGTTCATGCTtttcatcttccatttcttttctccaatattttcaATCACCATGATGATGCAAATACTTGCTATCTATACATTTGAGACAACTATTAAAGCTTTGTACCATTTCCCACCACAGGAAATATTCTTCCTCACTACTTTTTTGTctactaattcattcattcattaagtacGTAAAGCATTGTTAATATGAATCAGTCTGCGTAGTAGGCTTTGGGGTATGTGGCAGACATTGCTTGTTGTCTAACAATCAGCTAGAAATACCTACTATTATTCTTTCTGCTAACAGAATTCTAATTTAGTAACCTTCCTCCATGTGGCCACACACCTCAGGCAAGATTGGGCCCTTCATAAGCCTCAGGAAGTGGATTGTGCCAAACTAGACTCAACACTAGTAGAAAGAAGGGAATAAGAAATTAGCGTGGAGGTCAATGAAATTGAGaacagaaaaatcaagagaatcaagaaaatgaatgttggctctttgaaaagatcaagaaaGTTGACAAGTCTTTAGCTAggttgattcagaaaaaaaaagaaaaaagatgcaaaatactaaaataaataatgaaagtggGGATATGTTACAGAcctcagagaaatcaaaaggatTATGtgagaatactatgaataattgcatgccaacaaattagataacctagattaaaaggatatattcttagaaacgtaaattaccaaaactgactccagaagaaat
The DNA window shown above is from Hippopotamus amphibius kiboko isolate mHipAmp2 chromosome 17, mHipAmp2.hap2, whole genome shotgun sequence and carries:
- the LOC130839592 gene encoding calmodulin-4-like translates to MDGVKALTGGEINVSDVEYVLENMGTELTEKEWLKLLKNLPIDADGKIVLNKLMDGVKAIIGEDIDICDTEDILENMGIEFTDEELLELLKKLPVDGGEIDVSKLDTVLGSMGMNLTEKELEDLTQSLPVDVDGKVDRKNVMDDVKAFTG